The DNA region TTGATGACCTCAAGATGTACGATATGTACGCACCCTTGTCCGATTTTAGTACAAAGATTTCTTATGAGGATGCACTCAAAAAATGTCAAGAAACGTTGGAAATTTTTGGTGAAGACTACTCAACTATTGTTAAAGAAGCCTTTGAAAATCGCTGGATTGATGTTCATGTCAACGAAGGAAAGCGTTCAGGAGCTTATTCAGGTGGCGCCTATGATACCAATGCCTTCATGTTGCTCAATTGGCAGGACAACTTGGATAACATGTTTACTTTGATTCACGAAACAGGTCACTCCCTTCATTCCATGCTGACTCGTAGAACCCAGCCTTATGTCTATGGACATTACACTCTCTTCTTGGCAGAAATTGCCTCAACTACCAACGAGAACCTCCTCACTGAAAAGCTCTTGGCAGAAGTGAAGGACGATAAGGAGCGCTTTGCAATCCTCAACCACTATTTGGATGGTTTCCGTGGCACGGTATTCCGTCAGACTCAATTTGCTGAGTTTGAACAAGCTATCTATAAAGCTGACCAAGAAGGGCAGGTTTTGACTGCTGACTTCCTCAATGAGTTGTACGGTAAGATGAATGAGAAATATTATGGACTTTCTGCGGAAGACAATCCTGAAATCCAGTATGAATGGGCACGCATTCCGCACTTCTATTACAATTTCTATGTTTACCAGTATGCGACGGGCTTTGCAGCGGCATCAGCCCTTGCCAATAAGATTGTCAATGGAAGCCCAGAAGACAAGGAAAACTACCTAAATTATCTGAAGGCTGGTAGTTCCGATTATTCTCTAAATGTTATCGCCAAAGCTGGTGTGGATATGACTAAAGAAGACTACCTAAATGACGCTTTCAAGGTCTTTGAAGCTCGCTTGGAGGAACTTGAAGAGCTTGTCGAAAGAGGAGTACATCTCTAAGTCATACTCTCCTATAAACGCTTGAGTGTGATTCCTACTCTGTTTAGTCTAGTTTTGGTACTGATTGGTATCGGAAGTTTGATAAAGTCGGAGCTATCAATAGAAAATGTTGTTTTTTTACTACTGATGCAACCACTCCTAGTCTATTCTTACGTGTTGAGAAAACAAAATGCAGTCTTTGGCTTAACAACTGAATATTTAGAACTACAAAGTCAGATTTGGGACCAAGGCAACGTATTCCCTTGGGAGAGATCGGAAAGATTCGTCACTGTGCGTATCCCCTCTATCGTGGATACCAATCAAGAAGGTTGCGTCTTGTAGGAAATACAGGAACTCTACTTGTGGAAGTTAATTTGAACAAACTGGATGGAGCAGACTTCAATGAAATCTATCATTTTATAGAGCGGGTAGCCCCGCATGTGCAATGGGATTTTTTAAATCAATAAATTAGGAGGTAGTATGCTGACAGAAGAGCAATTACAGGATATTTTTGAACTAGCTGATCTGCTGTCAAATGGCAATAGAGATTTATTTATCCAACTAAGAGAAATCGTTTTTTCCAAGGATCCGAATGACATCCTTGACTCTATCGAGCAGACTCTTGAACCAGATTCATTTGACGATTTTTTGGATCGTGTTGGAGAGTCTGAAACAGAGAACCTTTGGCTGATTTTGACAAAGTTGCTAGAACACTTAAACTATATCTGTGTTTACAATCATCGCGATGAATTGCAAGAGTTTGTCCACTCGTTTGACCGTCTTCAGCAGGTCCGTAATACAGGGATTTCCCTTCAGCTTGATTCGGAGGGATTGAATGTAGCAGACTCTATGCCTAAATGGGCAGCAGTTATTGATCGTAAATATGCTAGTGAAGGCTACTGTCTCGGAGCGATTGATATGGATACAGAGAGTCATTATCTATTCTTTGCTAAAGTTTCTATTTTCAATCGTCTGCGAGAGTTGGCGAATAATATCGGTTATCGAATAGATTATGCAAAATATATGTAAACTAAAAGGCAGGGGATTCCTGTCTTTTTGGTATGTATGAGAAGAAATTATTAGTAGCTTATGTTATAATGAAGCTTATGGTTCAATCAT from Streptococcus ruminantium includes:
- the pepF gene encoding oligoendopeptidase F, producing MSKQRHEIEEKYQWDLTTIFPTDEAWEEEYIALQTETEKTKDFAGHLLDSAKSLLEISETQLGLMRRIEKLYVYASMKNDQDTREGKYQEFQAKAISLYSAFSQAFAFYEPEFMAITEEQLKAFKAEEPALIQYNHQFEKLLAAKDHVLSQEVEEVLAATSEIFESPAETFSVLDNASLRFPEIADEDGNLVPLSHGNYIHFMESKNREVRQEAYEAMYGTYEQFQHTYAKTLQSNVKVNNLKARLRKYDSARHAALAANFIPESVYDTLVSAVNKHLPLLHRYINLRKKLLGIDDLKMYDMYAPLSDFSTKISYEDALKKCQETLEIFGEDYSTIVKEAFENRWIDVHVNEGKRSGAYSGGAYDTNAFMLLNWQDNLDNMFTLIHETGHSLHSMLTRRTQPYVYGHYTLFLAEIASTTNENLLTEKLLAEVKDDKERFAILNHYLDGFRGTVFRQTQFAEFEQAIYKADQEGQVLTADFLNELYGKMNEKYYGLSAEDNPEIQYEWARIPHFYYNFYVYQYATGFAAASALANKIVNGSPEDKENYLNYLKAGSSDYSLNVIAKAGVDMTKEDYLNDAFKVFEARLEELEELVERGVHL
- a CDS encoding DUF6630 family protein, with the translated sequence MLTEEQLQDIFELADLLSNGNRDLFIQLREIVFSKDPNDILDSIEQTLEPDSFDDFLDRVGESETENLWLILTKLLEHLNYICVYNHRDELQEFVHSFDRLQQVRNTGISLQLDSEGLNVADSMPKWAAVIDRKYASEGYCLGAIDMDTESHYLFFAKVSIFNRLRELANNIGYRIDYAKYM